In the genome of Streptomyces sp. NBC_00190, one region contains:
- a CDS encoding class I SAM-dependent methyltransferase codes for MQDIVVDPVAHNRAAWDKYVQEGNEWSRPVSAEDVERARMGDWSIVLIGRERVDRSWLPTDLTGKDVLCLASGGGQQGPILAAAGARVTVFDNSPRQLGQDQMVAARDGLELRTVLGDMRDLSAFGDATFDVVFHPVSNLFVPDLAPVWRECFRVLRPGGTLLVGFLNPDVYLFDHEALDERGELIVVHKLPYSDVKQYSAEERATKFGADAPLEYSHTLTDQIGGQLAAGFVLTGFAEAPHQSNASAQYMSNYFATLAVKPG; via the coding sequence GTGCAGGACATTGTTGTCGACCCCGTTGCCCACAATCGGGCAGCCTGGGACAAGTATGTCCAAGAGGGCAACGAGTGGTCGAGGCCGGTGAGTGCTGAGGATGTCGAGCGCGCCCGCATGGGCGACTGGTCGATTGTTCTCATCGGGCGTGAGCGAGTCGACCGCTCCTGGCTGCCGACGGACCTGACCGGCAAGGACGTGTTGTGCCTGGCCTCCGGTGGTGGCCAGCAGGGTCCGATCCTCGCCGCCGCAGGGGCGCGGGTCACCGTATTCGACAACTCACCCCGCCAGCTCGGCCAGGACCAGATGGTGGCGGCGCGCGACGGACTCGAGCTGCGCACCGTCCTAGGCGACATGCGCGACCTCAGCGCCTTCGGTGACGCAACATTCGACGTCGTATTCCATCCGGTCTCTAACCTATTCGTACCAGACTTGGCACCGGTGTGGCGTGAGTGCTTCCGCGTCCTGCGACCGGGCGGAACTCTGCTCGTGGGCTTCCTCAACCCTGATGTGTACTTGTTCGACCACGAGGCGCTCGACGAGCGCGGCGAGCTGATCGTCGTGCACAAGCTGCCCTACAGCGATGTCAAGCAGTACTCCGCCGAGGAACGCGCCACGAAGTTCGGCGCGGATGCCCCTCTTGAATACAGCCACACCCTCACCGACCAGATCGGCGGGCAACTCGCCGCGGGGTTCGTCCTCACCGGCTTCGCGGAAGCGCCGCACCAATCCAACGCATCCGCTCAATACATGTCGAACTATTTTGCGACGCTGGCGGTCAAGCCGGGCTGA
- a CDS encoding helix-turn-helix domain-containing protein: protein MCEHLNRIWSHTPAEWIRLRQTELRVLAYEIVEELLQNTPGFSALVNDNETIDDESLRQSVGKALITALGCQRPEDQDPSSGDHGPDHESDDPHDGSHEPSRPDTREPARRTSPIPARHTGPGPAHHGGHEATDQASASDRQQPAAPQRPLTDLAETASWPLPPAVRGVVLAPPGETRQLAAVLDDSLAGMFAGRPCLLVPSPGPGPGARARLELPLRGRLAAVGHQVPLKDTASSLRWALRLLALTPARHGLEPRPVFVDDHLSTVILLQDEPLAQALAAQWLRPLAGLTPRQSERLEATLLAWLERGGAPEAAKALNVHPQTVRYRMRQLEKLFGPQLRDPRTRFELRMTLHSRRLMAQIRIPHARRGRRTDRVTTANFTPLAVERSARVNGL, encoded by the coding sequence ATGTGCGAACACCTGAACCGCATCTGGTCCCACACCCCAGCCGAGTGGATCCGCCTCCGGCAAACGGAACTCCGCGTGCTGGCCTACGAGATAGTCGAGGAACTCCTGCAGAACACCCCGGGATTCTCCGCACTCGTCAACGACAACGAGACCATCGACGACGAATCGCTCAGACAATCGGTGGGAAAAGCCCTGATCACTGCCCTCGGCTGCCAGCGACCGGAAGACCAGGACCCCAGCAGCGGGGATCACGGCCCCGACCACGAGAGCGACGACCCACATGACGGCAGCCACGAGCCAAGCCGGCCAGACACCCGGGAACCCGCCCGCCGCACCAGCCCCATACCCGCCCGCCACACCGGCCCCGGCCCCGCACACCACGGCGGACACGAGGCCACAGACCAAGCCAGTGCCAGCGACCGGCAGCAACCCGCCGCACCGCAGCGCCCCCTCACCGACCTGGCCGAGACGGCCAGCTGGCCCTTGCCGCCCGCCGTACGGGGCGTCGTACTGGCGCCCCCCGGCGAGACACGACAGCTGGCGGCCGTGCTGGACGACTCCCTCGCTGGCATGTTCGCCGGCCGGCCCTGCCTGCTCGTCCCGAGCCCCGGCCCGGGCCCGGGCGCCCGCGCGCGGCTGGAACTTCCTCTGCGCGGACGCCTCGCAGCCGTGGGCCACCAGGTCCCCCTGAAAGACACCGCGTCCTCCCTGCGCTGGGCCCTGCGCCTGCTCGCCCTCACTCCGGCCCGCCACGGGCTGGAGCCCCGGCCCGTCTTCGTCGACGACCACCTCTCCACTGTGATCCTCCTCCAGGACGAACCGCTGGCCCAGGCGCTGGCCGCCCAATGGCTGCGGCCCCTGGCAGGCCTGACCCCACGCCAGAGCGAGCGGCTGGAGGCGACCCTGCTCGCCTGGCTCGAACGCGGTGGCGCCCCAGAGGCCGCAAAGGCCCTGAACGTGCATCCCCAGACCGTCCGGTACCGCATGCGCCAACTGGAGAAACTCTTCGGACCGCAGCTACGTGACCCCCGTACCCGGTTCGAACTGAGGATGACCTTGCACAGCCGCCGGCTGATGGCGCAGATTCGGATTCCGCACGCGCGGCGGGGCCGTAGAACGGACCGCGTCACCACAGCGAACTTCACACCGCTGGCCGTGGAAAGAAGCGCCCGCGTCAACGGCCTGTGA
- a CDS encoding GNAT family N-acetyltransferase yields MLLRNVVLDDVDAYIRMRCDPDMMKDLGGPLPREGMDEKVQRDVRRAAEDTAWTKMIIPEPAAPSAVAGTVTLWSHEADDQHISEIGWMVLPAFQGQGYGKQAVRTLLEMAREDGRWGLIHAFPATSNLPSNGICRGVGFTFVEEQSLEFAGRVLQTNHWIIDPRTDLT; encoded by the coding sequence ATGCTGTTGCGCAATGTGGTACTTGATGATGTTGACGCTTACATCCGGATGCGATGCGATCCCGACATGATGAAAGATCTCGGGGGCCCACTGCCGCGAGAAGGCATGGATGAGAAGGTGCAGCGCGATGTGCGCCGGGCTGCCGAGGACACCGCCTGGACCAAAATGATCATCCCCGAACCGGCTGCCCCCTCGGCCGTCGCCGGAACTGTGACGCTGTGGTCCCACGAAGCCGACGACCAGCACATCTCCGAGATCGGTTGGATGGTCCTGCCCGCCTTCCAAGGCCAGGGTTACGGCAAGCAAGCCGTGCGGACACTGCTTGAGATGGCCAGGGAGGACGGCCGCTGGGGACTCATCCACGCCTTTCCCGCAACCAGCAATCTGCCTTCCAATGGCATCTGCCGCGGTGTCGGCTTCACGTTCGTTGAAGAACAGAGCCTGGAGTTCGCCGGTCGAGTTCTGCAGACCAATCACTGGATCATCGACCCACGCACTGATTTGACCTGA
- a CDS encoding pyridoxal phosphate-dependent aminotransferase — MTRLPDFRLETYFSRWEFTARHHLTASDVQTMTLGELLSLADDKDREAFENLSLGYTETFGDRALREVIAQTYEHADADDVICFAGAEEALYLAMNVLLDAGDHAVVVTPNYQAAETVPLALCEVTGVALDPERDWALDLDEVAAAIRPNTRVVSVNFPNNPTGKVIGAADFTALARLCDERDIHLFSDEVYRGLERDPARILPQATDLSGRALSLNVTSKSLGLPGLRIGWITCRDRELLSRLERAKHYTTICNSAPSEVLARIALKAREPILRRNRALIAANLPAFEAFFAEFADDFEWQAPDGGCVAYPRYLGAEGVEEFCTRLVDEAGVLLLPASIYHSELTATPADRFRIGIGRSNPEEGLAAFATWMRTGR; from the coding sequence ATGACCCGACTGCCCGACTTCCGTCTGGAAACGTACTTCTCGCGGTGGGAGTTCACCGCCCGCCACCACCTGACCGCCTCTGATGTCCAGACCATGACACTCGGCGAGCTCCTCTCGCTGGCCGACGACAAGGACCGCGAGGCCTTCGAAAACCTGTCCCTGGGCTATACCGAGACGTTCGGCGACCGCGCCCTGCGCGAAGTGATCGCACAGACCTACGAGCACGCCGACGCAGACGACGTCATCTGCTTCGCGGGGGCCGAGGAGGCCCTCTACCTGGCGATGAACGTCCTGCTCGACGCCGGGGACCACGCGGTGGTGGTGACGCCGAACTACCAGGCCGCCGAGACGGTGCCGCTGGCGCTGTGCGAGGTCACCGGCGTGGCCCTCGACCCCGAGCGGGACTGGGCCCTGGACCTCGACGAGGTGGCGGCGGCCATACGACCCAATACCCGGGTCGTCTCGGTGAACTTCCCCAACAACCCCACCGGCAAGGTCATCGGCGCGGCCGATTTCACCGCGCTGGCCCGCCTGTGCGACGAGCGCGACATCCACCTGTTCAGCGACGAGGTCTACCGCGGCCTGGAGCGCGACCCGGCCCGCATCCTCCCGCAGGCCACCGATCTCTCCGGGCGCGCCTTGTCCTTGAACGTGACGTCGAAGTCCCTGGGGCTGCCCGGGCTGCGGATCGGCTGGATCACCTGCCGCGACCGCGAGTTGCTCTCGCGCCTGGAGCGGGCCAAGCACTACACCACCATCTGCAACTCCGCGCCCAGCGAGGTCCTGGCGCGCATCGCGCTCAAGGCCCGCGAGCCGATCCTGCGCCGCAACCGTGCGCTCATCGCGGCGAACCTGCCGGCGTTCGAGGCGTTCTTCGCCGAGTTCGCGGACGACTTCGAATGGCAGGCTCCGGACGGCGGGTGCGTCGCCTACCCCCGCTACCTCGGCGCCGAGGGGGTGGAGGAGTTCTGCACCCGTCTGGTGGACGAAGCAGGTGTCCTGCTGCTGCCCGCGAGTATCTACCATTCCGAACTCACTGCCACCCCCGCCGACCGGTTCCGCATCGGCATCGGCCGCAGCAACCCGGAAGAAGGCCTGGCAGCCTTCGCCACATGGATGCGAACGGGCCGATGA
- a CDS encoding IS630 family transposase (programmed frameshift) — MRYPQGGGLTAERQAFRERIRMEAAAMFAAGRGSTDIAKELRVSVRSVQRWRQAWKETGQDGVRSRGPASRPKLSDALFAVLEEELAKGPVAHGWPDQRWTLARIKTLIGRRFHKTMTMSGISQMLRRHGWSHQVPARRAVERDEAAVAGWVKDVAARGNTAAALGAWIVFEDEAGFSMTPPTSRTWGKRGSTPVIRVRGRSQRRFSIAALCCYKPGERSRLVYRPKQHADHKSGGRKSFAWTEYRDLLIAAHQQLGAPIVLIWDNLNVHKDRRMRAFIDAQDWLTAYHLPSYAPDLNPVEGIWSILRRTTQANTAFTDPSHLMRRLRHGLRQIQYRSDIIDGCLTGTGLTPTTPRLQTQ; from the exons ATGAGGTATCCGCAGGGTGGGGGTCTGACCGCGGAGAGGCAAGCCTTCCGTGAGCGGATCCGGATGGAAGCAGCGGCGATGTTCGCTGCCGGGCGGGGCAGTACGGACATCGCGAAGGAGTTACGGGTCAGTGTCCGGTCGGTCCAGCGGTGGCGGCAGGCCTGGAAGGAGACCGGCCAGGACGGGGTGCGTTCCCGCGGCCCGGCGTCCCGGCCGAAGCTGAGCGACGCGTTGTTCGCCGTGCTCGAGGAGGAGCTGGCCAAAGGCCCGGTCGCGCATGGCTGGCCGGACCAGCGATGGACGCTGGCCAGGATCAAAACCCTGATCGGCCGACGGTTCCACAAGACGATGACCATGTCGGGGATCTCGCAGATGCTGCGGAGACACGGCTGGAGTCATCAGGTTCCGGCCCGTCGTGCGGTCGAGCGCGACGAGGCGGCGGTGGCCGGCTGGGTGAAGGAC GTGGCCGCACGTGGAAACACCGCGGCGGCGCTCGGGGCCTGGATCGTCTTCGAGGACGAGGCCGGATTCTCGATGACGCCGCCAACCTCCCGCACCTGGGGCAAACGCGGCAGCACACCCGTCATCCGGGTCCGCGGACGCTCCCAGCGCCGCTTCTCCATCGCCGCCCTGTGCTGCTACAAACCCGGCGAACGTTCCCGCCTCGTCTACCGGCCCAAACAACATGCCGATCACAAGAGCGGGGGCCGCAAGAGCTTCGCCTGGACCGAGTACCGCGACCTCCTCATCGCCGCCCACCAGCAACTCGGCGCACCCATCGTCCTCATCTGGGACAACTTGAACGTCCATAAGGACCGCCGCATGCGGGCCTTCATCGACGCACAGGACTGGCTCACCGCCTACCACCTGCCGTCTTACGCGCCCGACCTCAACCCCGTGGAAGGCATCTGGTCAATCCTCCGCCGGACCACCCAGGCCAACACGGCCTTCACCGACCCGAGCCACCTCATGCGCCGACTCCGACACGGCCTCCGCCAGATCCAATACCGCAGCGACATCATCGACGGATGCCTCACCGGAACCGGGCTCACACCGACGACACCACGACTACAAACTCAGTAA
- a CDS encoding ornithine cyclodeaminase family protein, producing the protein MDANGPMTTSLPVFDTGPIETAATPQMVLDTVRDALIAHAEGRTSVPPPLHMDFPEANGDCHVKAGWITDATDFTVKIATGFYGNHGLGLRSNHGLVCVISARTGQIRAILNDRGMLTAWRTAAAGALVTHAMARPTALTLGLFGTGEQALLQAVWLAKLRTISQILVHGRNLHNAAALCEELHKNGLPARPASAQQTAGADMIITTTPATAPVLNAADVSEGTHVTGIGTDMPHKNELPPALFARAQLIATDDHAQCLDHGDFGHAVRAGAAAPDSDIPVGRLLKTPPDRPETAITVADLTGVGALDAALASAILHHLLR; encoded by the coding sequence ATGGATGCGAACGGGCCGATGACGACGAGCCTGCCCGTCTTCGACACGGGCCCCATCGAGACGGCCGCCACCCCCCAGATGGTCCTTGACACCGTCCGTGACGCTCTCATCGCCCACGCCGAAGGCCGCACCAGCGTCCCCCCGCCCCTGCACATGGACTTCCCCGAAGCCAACGGGGACTGCCATGTGAAAGCCGGCTGGATCACCGACGCCACCGACTTCACCGTCAAGATCGCGACCGGCTTCTACGGCAACCACGGTCTCGGCCTCCGCTCCAACCACGGTCTGGTCTGCGTCATCAGCGCCCGCACCGGACAGATACGCGCCATCCTCAACGACCGCGGCATGCTGACCGCCTGGCGCACCGCTGCCGCAGGAGCACTGGTCACCCACGCCATGGCCCGGCCCACGGCCCTCACCCTGGGCCTCTTCGGCACCGGCGAACAAGCACTCCTCCAGGCCGTCTGGCTGGCCAAACTCCGCACCATCAGCCAGATACTCGTCCACGGCCGCAACCTGCACAATGCTGCAGCCCTGTGCGAGGAACTCCACAAGAACGGCCTCCCAGCCCGGCCCGCTTCCGCACAGCAGACTGCCGGCGCCGACATGATCATCACCACCACACCGGCGACAGCACCCGTCCTGAACGCCGCCGACGTCTCCGAGGGCACCCACGTGACAGGCATCGGCACGGACATGCCCCACAAGAACGAGCTGCCACCGGCGCTCTTCGCCCGCGCACAGCTCATCGCGACCGACGACCACGCCCAGTGCCTCGACCACGGGGACTTCGGCCACGCCGTCCGCGCCGGGGCCGCCGCGCCCGACAGCGACATCCCGGTCGGCCGGCTTCTCAAAACACCCCCCGACCGCCCCGAAACGGCGATCACGGTCGCCGACCTCACCGGTGTGGGAGCCCTCGACGCGGCACTCGCCTCGGCCATCCTCCACCACCTCCTGCGGTAA
- a CDS encoding ISL3 family transposase — protein MGMESVNELAATVFSGVSPLVIEDVLDERERVVVRARTPEKAAVCPVCRASSGRVHGYHWRTVADVPVDGRRVVIRVRVRRLVCPTHGCCHTFREQLPGVLDRYQRRTTRLTRQVKAVVKELAGRAGSRLLAVLAMGLSRHTALRTLLCIQLPTGREPRVIGVDVLALRRRHRYATVVIAAETHERIDVLPDRTADTLEAWLRQHPGIEVVCRDGSTTHAEAIPVPLPDAVQVANRWHLWHNLCEAALSEVKAHSTCWATVLDAPLYDGPRARTTLERWHQVHDLLDQGVGLLECARRLQLALNTIKRYARADRPERMLRVPKYRSSLVDPYREHLRKRRAEDPAVPIKHLLEEIKALGFTGCLNLLHKYINQGRADADRIHISARRLARMLLTRPDNLKAGHHDLLARITAACPEMTHLATAVRTLAPLLKPQPENADALERWIAQVRAADLPHLHSFTRGLERDRDAVTASFTLPYSNGPTEGINTKTKRIARQMHGRAGFTLLRHRILLG, from the coding sequence ATGGGCATGGAGAGTGTCAACGAGCTTGCGGCGACGGTGTTTTCGGGGGTATCCCCGCTGGTCATCGAGGATGTGCTCGACGAGCGCGAGCGGGTCGTCGTGAGGGCACGGACTCCGGAGAAGGCCGCAGTCTGTCCGGTGTGCCGTGCGTCGTCGGGACGTGTACACGGCTATCACTGGCGGACGGTGGCCGACGTGCCGGTCGACGGCCGACGGGTGGTGATCCGCGTACGGGTGCGTCGTCTGGTGTGTCCCACGCACGGCTGCTGTCACACCTTCCGCGAGCAGCTGCCCGGAGTGCTGGACCGATACCAGCGACGCACAACCCGTCTGACCAGGCAGGTCAAGGCCGTGGTGAAAGAGTTAGCGGGCCGTGCAGGATCTCGTTTGCTCGCGGTACTCGCGATGGGCCTCTCGCGTCACACGGCCCTGCGTACCCTGCTGTGCATCCAGTTGCCCACCGGGCGGGAGCCCCGAGTGATCGGCGTCGACGTTCTCGCTCTGCGCCGGCGGCACCGCTATGCCACCGTGGTGATCGCCGCCGAGACCCATGAGCGGATCGACGTGCTGCCCGACCGCACGGCCGACACGCTGGAAGCGTGGCTGCGTCAGCATCCCGGCATCGAGGTCGTGTGCCGCGACGGCTCCACGACCCACGCCGAAGCCATCCCCGTGCCCCTGCCCGACGCAGTGCAGGTCGCCAACCGGTGGCATTTGTGGCACAACCTGTGCGAAGCCGCCCTGAGCGAGGTCAAGGCGCACAGCACCTGCTGGGCCACCGTGCTGGACGCACCCCTGTATGACGGGCCCCGCGCACGGACCACCCTGGAACGCTGGCACCAGGTCCACGACCTGCTCGACCAAGGCGTTGGCCTCCTCGAATGCGCCCGCCGCCTGCAACTGGCCCTGAACACCATCAAACGCTATGCCCGCGCCGACCGGCCCGAGCGGATGCTCCGCGTCCCCAAGTACCGGTCCAGCCTCGTCGATCCCTACCGCGAGCACCTGCGCAAACGCCGGGCCGAGGACCCCGCCGTTCCCATCAAGCACCTCCTCGAGGAGATCAAAGCCCTCGGCTTCACCGGCTGCCTCAACCTCCTGCACAAGTACATCAATCAAGGACGCGCGGACGCCGACCGCATCCACATCTCAGCACGCAGACTCGCCCGGATGCTCCTCACCAGGCCCGACAACCTCAAGGCCGGCCATCACGACCTCCTCGCCCGCATTACCGCTGCCTGCCCCGAGATGACCCACCTGGCCACCGCCGTCCGGACCCTCGCCCCGCTCCTGAAACCTCAGCCCGAGAACGCCGACGCGCTCGAGCGTTGGATCGCCCAGGTCCGCGCAGCCGACCTGCCGCACCTGCACTCCTTCACCCGCGGCCTCGAGCGAGACCGCGACGCTGTCACCGCCTCGTTCACACTCCCATACAGCAACGGCCCAACCGAGGGCATCAACACCAAGACCAAGCGGATCGCCCGCCAGATGCACGGACGAGCAGGCTTCACCCTCCTCCGCCACCGCATCCTCCTCGGATAA
- a CDS encoding ATP-binding protein yields MDASTDIETAPSPAAPTFVPPQSATHARADSRPCVWKLPHHPASAGTARRITTTVLDGWDVDGETIDQALLVVSELVTNAIEHALPPSPSTSSAPETTAPCASRSATAAPPTTRAPGPPAARRKSTVAA; encoded by the coding sequence ATGGACGCCAGCACCGACATCGAAACGGCCCCATCCCCAGCCGCCCCGACGTTCGTCCCACCGCAGTCCGCCACCCACGCACGGGCCGACTCGCGCCCTTGCGTCTGGAAGCTCCCGCACCATCCCGCGTCCGCCGGCACAGCACGCCGCATCACCACCACCGTCCTCGATGGCTGGGACGTAGACGGCGAGACCATCGACCAAGCACTGCTCGTCGTCTCCGAACTCGTCACCAACGCCATCGAACACGCCCTGCCCCCGTCGCCCTCCACCTCCAGCGCCCCGGAAACGACGGCGCCCTGCGCATCGAGGTCGGCGACGGCGGCCCCGCCGACAACGAGGGCACCTGGACCACCAGCTGCGCGCCGGAAGAGCACGGTCGCGGCGTGA
- a CDS encoding helix-turn-helix transcriptional regulator: MSEVEEGRDPRIRMWGPVCHAVALLLGPYAEVVLHDPQTDQVLEIWNPMTARGPGDPSLLGELDDLEPSAQDVFGPYEKLLVDGRRLTSVSSVLRDAQGRPSAVLCINLDRTPLEQAAAVLSAFGAPTVQRPEPLFEQDWSERIQHIIGSYVRETGRPVERMTRQDRLAVLGRLDEARVFAVRRAAPVVAGALRVSRSTVYGLLAELRSPNVKD, translated from the coding sequence ATGAGTGAAGTGGAAGAGGGCCGGGACCCTCGTATTCGGATGTGGGGGCCGGTGTGCCACGCGGTGGCGCTGTTGCTCGGCCCGTACGCCGAGGTCGTCCTGCACGATCCGCAGACCGATCAGGTTCTGGAGATCTGGAACCCGATGACCGCCCGGGGCCCGGGGGATCCTTCGCTCCTCGGCGAGCTGGACGATCTGGAACCGTCGGCTCAGGATGTGTTCGGGCCGTACGAGAAGCTGCTCGTCGACGGCCGCCGGCTGACATCGGTCAGCTCGGTCCTGCGGGATGCGCAGGGCCGGCCGTCGGCGGTGCTGTGCATCAATCTCGACCGCACCCCGCTGGAACAGGCCGCCGCGGTCCTGTCCGCTTTCGGCGCCCCCACCGTGCAGCGCCCGGAGCCGTTGTTCGAGCAGGACTGGTCCGAGCGCATCCAGCACATCATCGGAAGCTACGTCCGTGAGACGGGGCGCCCTGTGGAGCGCATGACCCGTCAGGACCGCCTGGCCGTTCTCGGCCGGCTGGATGAGGCGCGGGTGTTCGCGGTGCGCCGCGCCGCCCCGGTCGTCGCCGGCGCCCTGCGGGTGTCCCGCTCGACTGTCTACGGCCTGCTGGCCGAGCTCAGATCACCGAACGTGAAGGACTGA
- a CDS encoding phage tail sheath family protein: protein MTWREFNENTSMADEGGRAADSGGARSPHLADAVSGWFANGGGACWIVGAGQDGSVAGYEAAVASLDPEVNIVVTPDLWEGGDDGAAIARVLARNCAAAPNRMALLHTAKDADAAAVPKLLGLNEEEAQYTTVYYPWLSVSGVSQGESRLIPPCGHVAGTWARTDAERGDDKALAHVALRRGTRLQRRLTAAEQGELNHMGVNCLRAFPGQGTLIWGARTLSQDSDWRYLYVRRLAGHLTASISSETRWAAFERNDERLRAAVRANVTSFLTSKWRTGALLGKNPEDSFHVICDESNNPPQTAQKRLAIRVGFAALRPAELISIDIVHQHPAE from the coding sequence ATGACGTGGAGGGAGTTCAATGAGAACACCTCGATGGCGGATGAGGGCGGGCGGGCTGCCGATTCGGGTGGGGCGCGATCGCCGCACCTGGCCGACGCCGTGTCCGGCTGGTTCGCCAACGGAGGCGGCGCCTGCTGGATCGTGGGCGCGGGACAGGACGGCTCGGTCGCGGGTTACGAGGCGGCCGTGGCTTCCCTGGACCCTGAGGTGAACATCGTGGTCACCCCAGACCTGTGGGAGGGCGGGGATGACGGTGCGGCGATCGCGAGGGTTCTCGCCCGGAACTGCGCGGCGGCTCCCAACCGGATGGCCCTCCTGCACACCGCCAAGGACGCGGACGCCGCCGCGGTGCCGAAGCTGCTCGGTCTGAACGAGGAGGAGGCGCAGTACACCACGGTCTACTACCCCTGGCTGTCGGTGAGCGGCGTCAGCCAAGGGGAGTCCCGGCTGATACCGCCTTGCGGGCACGTCGCGGGTACCTGGGCACGGACCGACGCCGAGCGCGGTGATGACAAGGCGCTGGCCCATGTTGCTCTCCGCAGGGGTACGCGACTGCAGCGCAGACTCACCGCCGCCGAGCAGGGCGAGCTGAACCACATGGGCGTGAACTGCCTGCGTGCCTTCCCGGGCCAGGGAACGCTGATCTGGGGCGCACGCACGCTTTCCCAGGACAGTGACTGGCGCTATCTGTACGTCCGGCGCCTCGCCGGCCACCTCACGGCGTCGATCAGTAGTGAAACCCGCTGGGCCGCCTTCGAGCGGAACGACGAGAGGCTGCGAGCCGCCGTCCGCGCGAACGTCACCTCCTTTCTCACGAGCAAGTGGCGCACCGGCGCACTCCTCGGAAAGAACCCGGAGGACTCCTTCCACGTGATCTGCGACGAGAGCAACAACCCGCCTCAGACGGCACAAAAGCGCCTCGCCATCCGCGTCGGCTTCGCTGCCCTGCGGCCCGCAGAGCTCATCAGCATCGACATCGTCCACCAGCACCCCGCCGAATAG
- a CDS encoding response regulator transcription factor, with protein sequence MCISRRTVSTHVSNILRKLGLTSRVELATEVIRRNSPPEHQQP encoded by the coding sequence ATGTGCATCTCGCGCCGCACCGTCAGCACCCACGTCTCCAACATCCTGCGCAAGCTCGGACTGACCTCGCGAGTAGAGCTGGCCACCGAAGTGATCCGCCGCAACAGCCCGCCCGAACACCAGCAGCCCTGA